In one Vicinamibacterales bacterium genomic region, the following are encoded:
- the dnaK gene encoding molecular chaperone DnaK, whose translation MAAKGKVIGIDLGTTNSVVAVMESGEPVVVVNQEGARTTPSVVAVAKDGDRLVGQVAKRQAVTNPENTVFSVKRFMGRKFGEVSDEARRVPYKVVQNNNGDAWVDVRGKQYSPPEISAMILAKLKKAAEDHLGQPVTDAVITVPAYFNDSQRQATKDAGTIAGLNVLRIVNEPTAAALAYGLDKKKDETIAVYDLGGGTFDISVLEVGEGVVEVKSTNGDTHLGGDDFDHKIMDWLVAEFKKDEGIDLSKDRMAQQRLKEAAEKAKIELSAAMETEISLPFISGDATGPKHLNVKLTRAKLEALVEDLVQRTMGPVKQALADAGLKPSDIDEVVLVGGSTRMPRVQQAVKDYFGKDPHKGVNPDEVVAVGAALQGGVLAGDVKDLLLLDVTPLSLGIETLGGVMTQLIGRNTTIPTRKSEIFSTAADSQTSVEVHVLQGERQFARDNRTLGKFQLVGLPPAPRGVPQIEVTFDIDANGIVNVSAKDKATGKEQKITISGSSGLSKDEVDRMVKDAESHASEDKSRRDLIDARNQLDSLTYSVEKTLTESKDKLPAGEADQVQSALDAAKKAAQGDDLGAIQSATADLQKASHAMAEALYKTTQAAGGTGEGPSDGGAKPAEGDVVDAEFSETK comes from the coding sequence ATGGCAGCGAAGGGCAAAGTGATCGGGATCGACCTGGGGACCACCAACTCGGTGGTGGCCGTGATGGAAAGCGGCGAGCCCGTGGTCGTGGTCAACCAGGAAGGGGCCCGCACGACGCCCTCCGTCGTCGCGGTGGCCAAGGACGGTGATCGCCTCGTCGGCCAGGTGGCCAAGCGGCAGGCCGTCACCAACCCCGAGAACACCGTGTTCTCGGTGAAGCGCTTCATGGGCCGCAAGTTCGGCGAGGTCTCCGACGAAGCGCGCCGCGTGCCCTACAAGGTCGTTCAGAACAACAACGGCGACGCGTGGGTCGACGTGCGCGGCAAGCAGTACTCGCCGCCCGAAATCTCCGCCATGATCCTCGCGAAGCTGAAGAAGGCGGCGGAGGATCACCTCGGGCAGCCGGTGACGGACGCCGTCATCACCGTGCCCGCCTACTTCAACGACTCCCAGCGCCAGGCCACCAAGGACGCCGGCACCATCGCGGGCCTGAACGTGCTGCGCATCGTGAACGAACCCACCGCCGCGGCACTGGCGTACGGGCTCGACAAGAAAAAGGACGAGACCATCGCCGTGTACGACCTCGGCGGCGGCACCTTCGACATCTCGGTCCTCGAGGTGGGCGAGGGCGTCGTCGAAGTGAAGTCCACCAACGGCGACACGCATCTCGGCGGTGACGACTTCGACCACAAGATCATGGATTGGCTCGTGGCCGAGTTCAAGAAGGACGAGGGCATCGACCTCTCCAAGGACCGGATGGCGCAGCAGCGCCTGAAGGAAGCCGCCGAGAAGGCCAAGATCGAACTCTCGGCGGCGATGGAGACCGAGATCTCCCTCCCCTTCATCAGCGGTGACGCCACCGGACCGAAGCACCTGAACGTGAAGCTGACGCGGGCCAAGCTCGAGGCGCTCGTAGAGGATCTCGTGCAGCGCACGATGGGTCCGGTGAAGCAGGCCCTGGCCGATGCCGGCCTGAAGCCGTCCGACATCGACGAGGTCGTCCTCGTCGGCGGCTCCACCCGCATGCCGCGCGTGCAGCAGGCGGTCAAGGACTACTTCGGCAAGGATCCGCACAAGGGCGTGAACCCGGACGAGGTCGTGGCCGTGGGCGCGGCGCTCCAGGGCGGCGTGCTCGCCGGCGACGTGAAGGACCTCCTGCTGCTCGACGTGACGCCCCTGTCGCTCGGCATCGAGACGCTGGGGGGCGTGATGACGCAGCTCATCGGACGCAACACCACGATCCCGACCCGCAAGTCCGAGATCTTCTCGACGGCCGCGGACAGCCAGACGTCCGTCGAGGTCCACGTGCTGCAGGGCGAGCGCCAGTTCGCCCGCGACAACCGCACCCTCGGCAAGTTCCAGCTCGTGGGACTGCCGCCCGCGCCGCGCGGCGTGCCGCAGATCGAGGTCACGTTCGACATCGACGCCAACGGCATCGTGAACGTGTCCGCCAAAGACAAGGCGACGGGCAAGGAGCAGAAGATCACCATCAGCGGCTCGAGCGGCCTGTCGAAGGACGAGGTCGACCGCATGGTGAAGGACGCCGAGTCGCACGCCAGCGAGGACAAGTCGCGGCGCGATCTCATCGACGCCCGCAACCAGCTCGATTCGCTCACCTACTCGGTGGAGAAGACCCTCACCGAGTCCAAGGACAAGCTGCCGGCCGGCGAGGCCGACCAGGTGCAGAGCGCGCTCGACGCCGCGAAGAAGGCGGCCCAGGGCGATGACCTCGGCGCGATCCAGTCCGCCACGGCGGACCTGCAGAAGGCGTCGCACGCGATGGCCGAGGCCCTCTACAAGACCACGCAGGCCGCCGGAGGGACGGGCGAGGGGCCGTCGGACGGCGGCGCGAAGCCGGCCGAGGGCGACGTGGTGGACGCGGAGTTCTCGGAGACCAAGTAG
- a CDS encoding multidrug efflux RND transporter permease subunit: MRTELFIGRPILSSVLALVVVIAGAIAIPTLPIARYPDLAPPSVTVLAIYTGANAQAVESAVTTPLEQAINGVEGLAYLQSSSTNSGVCTLTAVFDIGRNPDLAAIDVQNRVNQALGRMPADVRTNGITVTKNTAGFMGGLGFFSQGNRYDSQFISNYLDRYVRDAVKRVPGVGDVIIFGERRYAMRLWLDPGRLAARGLTAGDVVGALREQNVQVAAGALGDAPASADQMFNLSVRAQGRLAEASEFADVVVATGKDGALVRVADIGRVELGAENYTSNLRFLGLEASGMGIALLPTANAIAVFDGVMAEMRRIERNFPPGLEWRLAFDNVVVVRESIVEVLKTLAEALGLVVLVMFLFLQNWRSTIIPALTIPVSLVGTFAFVKLFGFSINTLTLFGIVLAIGIVVDDAIVVVENIERHMREYGKKAFPAAVDAMREVLSAVVVIGIVLVAVFVPVAFFPGTTGRLYQQFSLTIAFAVVLSVFNAVTLTPALAALLLDKESHSHGVFFSAVNRLIEAGTSAYVATVRWALGWKWVMLVVFVLGLWATWGVSRMVPTAFVPEEDEGYFITIVQAPPGASLEYTDAVAKQAEAILYKDPDIAAAFSVMGFSFSGAAPNNGLIFTALKSYEERRRPDQSLAAVLNRVRGPLFGLTGAIVVPFAPPAIQGLSVFGGFQFEVLDQTGGDIAGLANATQALVAQGNQSGQVTGLFTSFRADDPQLRVDIDRDRARALGLPLREVTDALQIFLGSQYVNDFDFNSRAYRVFAQADQRFRASPDNLKQLYARTSTGRMVSLDSVVRVSETTAPQVISHFNLFRSAEITGAAAPGRSSGEAMDAMGTIARSALPPGYDFAWAGQSLEEIKAGSQATYIFALSVLLVYLVLAAQYESWVLPVIILLGVPLAVLGGLGAQWARGLANDVFCQVGLVLLVGLAAKNAILIVEFAEQLRSQGSSVVEAAVEAARIRLRPILMTSMAFILGVLPLAYATGAGAGARNSVGTTVAGGMLASTFLSIVFIPVLYVIIRTAVPGPPAGADAATEVAHG, from the coding sequence ATGCGAACCGAGCTCTTCATCGGCAGGCCCATCCTCTCGTCCGTGCTGGCGCTGGTGGTGGTCATCGCCGGCGCGATCGCGATTCCGACGCTGCCCATCGCGCGGTACCCCGACCTGGCGCCGCCGTCGGTGACCGTGCTGGCCATCTACACCGGCGCCAACGCACAGGCGGTCGAATCGGCGGTGACCACGCCGCTCGAACAGGCCATCAACGGCGTCGAGGGCCTGGCCTACCTGCAGTCGTCGAGCACCAACAGCGGCGTGTGCACCCTCACGGCCGTCTTCGACATCGGACGCAACCCGGACCTCGCGGCCATCGACGTCCAGAACCGCGTCAACCAGGCGCTGGGTCGCATGCCCGCCGACGTGCGCACCAACGGGATCACGGTGACCAAGAACACGGCGGGCTTCATGGGGGGCCTGGGCTTCTTCTCCCAGGGCAACCGTTACGACTCGCAGTTCATCTCGAACTATCTCGATCGCTACGTCCGCGACGCCGTGAAGCGGGTGCCCGGCGTCGGCGACGTCATCATCTTCGGCGAGCGCCGCTACGCGATGCGCCTCTGGCTGGACCCCGGACGGCTCGCTGCCAGGGGCCTCACCGCGGGAGACGTCGTGGGTGCCCTGCGTGAGCAGAACGTCCAGGTCGCCGCGGGCGCGCTCGGCGACGCCCCGGCCTCGGCCGATCAGATGTTCAACCTGAGCGTCCGGGCCCAGGGCCGACTGGCGGAAGCGTCGGAGTTCGCCGACGTGGTCGTGGCGACCGGGAAGGACGGGGCGCTCGTGCGCGTCGCCGACATCGGGCGCGTCGAGCTCGGCGCCGAGAACTACACGTCGAACCTCCGCTTCCTCGGACTCGAGGCATCCGGCATGGGCATCGCCCTCCTGCCGACGGCCAATGCCATCGCGGTCTTCGACGGCGTGATGGCCGAGATGCGGCGCATCGAGCGGAACTTCCCGCCCGGACTCGAGTGGCGGCTCGCGTTCGACAACGTGGTGGTCGTGCGCGAGTCGATCGTGGAAGTGCTCAAGACGCTCGCCGAGGCCCTGGGCCTGGTCGTGCTCGTGATGTTCCTGTTCCTGCAGAACTGGCGGAGCACGATCATCCCGGCGCTCACGATTCCCGTGTCGCTCGTCGGCACGTTCGCGTTCGTCAAGCTCTTCGGCTTCTCGATCAACACGCTGACGCTCTTCGGCATCGTGCTCGCCATCGGGATCGTCGTCGACGACGCGATCGTGGTCGTCGAGAACATCGAGCGGCACATGCGGGAGTACGGCAAGAAGGCCTTTCCGGCGGCCGTGGACGCGATGCGGGAGGTGTTGAGCGCGGTCGTCGTCATCGGCATCGTGCTCGTCGCCGTCTTCGTGCCGGTCGCGTTCTTCCCCGGCACCACCGGCCGCCTGTACCAGCAGTTCTCGCTGACGATCGCCTTCGCCGTCGTCCTCTCCGTGTTCAACGCCGTCACGCTCACGCCCGCCCTGGCCGCGCTGCTCCTGGACAAGGAATCGCACTCCCACGGCGTCTTCTTCAGCGCCGTGAACCGCCTGATCGAGGCGGGCACGTCCGCGTACGTCGCGACGGTCCGCTGGGCGCTCGGCTGGAAGTGGGTGATGCTGGTGGTCTTCGTCCTGGGCCTCTGGGCCACCTGGGGGGTGTCGCGCATGGTCCCCACGGCCTTCGTGCCGGAGGAGGACGAGGGCTACTTCATCACGATCGTCCAGGCCCCGCCGGGCGCGTCACTGGAGTACACGGACGCCGTGGCGAAGCAGGCCGAAGCGATCCTCTACAAGGATCCGGACATCGCCGCGGCCTTCTCGGTCATGGGGTTCAGCTTCAGCGGGGCCGCGCCGAACAACGGGCTCATCTTCACGGCGCTCAAGAGCTATGAGGAGCGCCGCCGTCCGGATCAGTCGCTGGCCGCCGTCCTGAACCGCGTGCGCGGGCCGCTCTTCGGGCTGACCGGGGCGATCGTCGTCCCCTTCGCGCCGCCCGCCATCCAGGGGCTGTCGGTGTTCGGCGGCTTCCAGTTCGAGGTGCTCGACCAGACGGGCGGCGACATCGCCGGACTGGCCAACGCGACGCAGGCGCTGGTCGCGCAGGGCAACCAGTCGGGCCAGGTCACGGGGCTCTTCACGAGCTTCCGGGCCGACGACCCGCAGCTGCGGGTCGACATCGATCGGGACCGCGCCCGGGCGCTCGGCCTGCCGCTGCGCGAGGTGACCGACGCACTGCAGATCTTCCTGGGCTCGCAGTACGTCAACGACTTCGACTTCAACAGCCGCGCGTACCGCGTGTTCGCGCAGGCCGACCAGCGGTTCCGGGCCTCGCCGGACAACCTGAAGCAGCTGTATGCGCGCACCTCCACCGGGCGGATGGTGTCGCTCGACTCGGTCGTCCGCGTCAGCGAGACGACGGCGCCGCAGGTGATCAGCCACTTCAACCTGTTCCGTTCGGCCGAGATCACGGGCGCGGCGGCGCCCGGGCGCAGTTCCGGCGAGGCGATGGACGCGATGGGCACGATCGCGCGGTCCGCCCTGCCTCCAGGGTACGACTTCGCCTGGGCCGGGCAGTCCCTCGAGGAAATCAAGGCCGGATCACAGGCGACCTACATCTTCGCGCTGAGCGTCCTGCTCGTGTACCTCGTGCTCGCCGCGCAGTACGAGAGCTGGGTGCTGCCGGTCATCATCCTCCTGGGCGTGCCGCTGGCCGTGCTCGGCGGCCTCGGGGCGCAGTGGGCGCGCGGCCTCGCCAACGACGTCTTCTGCCAGGTCGGCCTCGTGTTGCTCGTGGGCCTGGCGGCGAAGAACGCGATCCTGATCGTCGAGTTCGCCGAGCAGCTCCGCAGCCAGGGCTCGTCGGTGGTGGAGGCCGCCGTGGAGGCCGCCCGCATCCGCCTGCGGCCGATCCTCATGACCTCGATGGCGTTCATCCTCGGCGTGCTGCCGCTGGCCTACGCCACGGGCGCCGGCGCGGGGGCCAGGAACTCGGTCGGCACGACCGTCGCGGGCGGGATGCTCGCCTCGACGTTCCTGTCGATCGTGTTCATCCCCGTGCTCTACGTGATCATCCGGACGGCGGTGCCTGGCCCGCCGGCGGGCGCCGACGCAGCGACGGAGGTGGCGCATGGCTAG
- a CDS encoding efflux RND transporter periplasmic adaptor subunit: MPAMPVEVRPMAATRVEHTSEFIGIVKSRRSVTVQPQVEGFLTRIVVTSGTQVRAGAVLMEIDAGRQEAAVATLEAQRAAREADLAYWRQQTARLSTLLDAGAVSRQDVDQAEATLKAGEAQLAALDQQIREQRVELGYHRVLAPVAGVVGDIPVRTGDRVTRSTVLTTIDDNQGLEVYVQVPVQQAPDLRLGLPVRLVDTAGAVVREAAITFVAPSVDPATQSVLAKAALDRPGGLRNDQYVRARIVWRSDEALTVPLVAVTRVNGQFFAFVAEQDGQATVARQRALGLGPLVGNDYVVERGLTAGERLIVSGVQKIGDGMPVAPREAGAAAEAPPAAGGR, translated from the coding sequence ATGCCGGCGATGCCGGTGGAGGTCCGGCCGATGGCGGCCACGCGCGTCGAGCACACGAGCGAGTTCATCGGCATCGTGAAGTCGAGACGGTCAGTCACCGTGCAGCCGCAGGTCGAGGGGTTCCTGACGCGGATCGTCGTCACGTCGGGCACTCAAGTGCGCGCCGGGGCGGTGCTGATGGAGATCGACGCGGGTCGTCAGGAGGCCGCCGTCGCCACCCTCGAAGCGCAGCGCGCGGCGCGGGAGGCCGACCTCGCGTATTGGCGCCAGCAGACGGCGCGGCTCTCGACCTTGCTCGACGCCGGGGCCGTGAGCCGTCAGGACGTGGACCAGGCCGAGGCCACGCTGAAGGCGGGGGAGGCGCAGCTCGCCGCGCTGGACCAGCAGATTCGCGAGCAGCGGGTCGAGCTCGGCTACCACCGCGTGCTGGCGCCGGTCGCCGGCGTCGTCGGGGACATTCCCGTGCGCACGGGCGACCGTGTCACGCGCTCCACCGTGCTGACCACGATCGACGACAACCAGGGACTCGAGGTGTACGTTCAGGTGCCGGTCCAGCAGGCGCCGGACCTGCGGCTGGGCCTGCCGGTCCGCCTCGTGGACACCGCGGGTGCCGTCGTCCGCGAGGCAGCCATCACATTCGTGGCGCCGTCGGTCGACCCGGCCACCCAGTCCGTCCTGGCCAAGGCCGCGCTCGACAGGCCCGGCGGCCTGCGCAACGACCAGTACGTCCGCGCCCGCATCGTGTGGCGGTCGGACGAGGCCCTCACCGTGCCCCTCGTGGCCGTGACCCGGGTGAACGGCCAGTTCTTCGCGTTCGTGGCGGAGCAGGACGGCCAGGCCACCGTGGCGCGCCAGCGTGCCCTCGGGCTCGGGCCGCTGGTCGGCAACGACTACGTCGTGGAGCGTGGTCTCACCGCAGGAGAGCGCCTGATCGTGTCCGGGGTCCAGAAGATCGGCGACGGCATGCCCGTGGCCCCACGCGAGGCCGGCGCGGCGGCCGAGGCGCCGCCGGCGGCCGGAGGGCGGTAG
- a CDS encoding Hsp20/alpha crystallin family protein, with product MAIVRFDPIRGWTGTANDATRGTWVPPVDIYEAADKTLVLKAELPETRREDIAVTVERGTLTISGERAWPADVAREGVRRVERPYGRFTRRFALPGSVDTGQVAADYRDGVLTVRLPAREAARPRTIPVAVAS from the coding sequence ATGGCCATCGTGCGTTTCGATCCGATTCGGGGCTGGACGGGCACGGCGAACGACGCGACGCGGGGCACGTGGGTGCCTCCCGTGGACATCTACGAGGCGGCAGACAAGACCCTCGTGCTGAAGGCCGAGCTACCGGAGACGAGGCGCGAGGACATCGCCGTCACCGTCGAGCGCGGGACGCTCACGATCAGCGGCGAACGTGCCTGGCCGGCCGACGTGGCCCGCGAGGGCGTCCGGCGCGTCGAGCGCCCCTACGGGCGGTTCACCCGGCGGTTCGCGCTGCCTGGGTCGGTGGATACCGGCCAGGTGGCCGCGGACTACCGCGACGGCGTCCTGACGGTGCGTCTCCCGGCGCGCGAAGCGGCTCGGCCGCGGACGATTCCGGTCGCGGTCGCGTCGTAG
- a CDS encoding DNA-directed RNA polymerase subunit omega has protein sequence MSEHEIAPEAEAEAPVVRPQGRPIESRFLYVDVAAARAKQLRKGAKVRLDAGTARAVKPERLAMEEVNHQLVEWDLPEFAVLLEKR, from the coding sequence ATGTCCGAGCACGAAATCGCCCCGGAAGCCGAGGCCGAGGCCCCGGTGGTCCGTCCGCAGGGCCGCCCGATCGAAAGCCGCTTCCTGTATGTCGACGTCGCCGCGGCGCGCGCCAAGCAGCTGCGCAAGGGCGCGAAGGTGCGGCTCGACGCCGGCACCGCTCGCGCCGTGAAGCCAGAGCGGCTGGCGATGGAAGAGGTGAACCACCAGCTGGTCGAGTGGGACCTGCCGGAGTTCGCCGTGCTCCTCGAGAAGCGGTAG
- the gatC gene encoding Asp-tRNA(Asn)/Glu-tRNA(Gln) amidotransferase subunit GatC produces MSASPLDDQEVRRIAALARLALTDDEVALFGRQLSDILEYVRQVQGEPTEGVTAMSHVTAGDPHERADDARPSLARAAALGNAPDAAPEAGLFKVPRVIG; encoded by the coding sequence ATGTCCGCGTCCCCGCTCGACGATCAGGAAGTACGCCGGATTGCGGCGCTCGCCCGCCTGGCGCTGACCGACGACGAAGTGGCGCTGTTCGGCCGACAGCTCTCCGACATTCTGGAGTACGTCCGGCAAGTGCAGGGCGAGCCCACCGAGGGCGTGACGGCCATGTCACACGTGACGGCCGGCGATCCCCACGAGCGCGCGGACGACGCCCGCCCGTCGCTGGCTCGAGCCGCCGCGCTCGGCAACGCGCCGGACGCGGCGCCGGAAGCCGGCCTCTTCAAGGTCCCGCGAGTCATCGGATGA
- a CDS encoding phage holin family protein translates to MASFVVHWVVLAVALWVTSAIVPGVSFASPGALIVGAGVLGVVNTVVRPVLTFLTFPLTVLTLGLFYLVVNGAAFSLAAALVPGFRVASFGSAVIGAFVTGVAAWVAGAFVGPTASSRKS, encoded by the coding sequence ATGGCGAGCTTCGTCGTTCACTGGGTCGTGCTGGCGGTGGCGTTGTGGGTCACTTCCGCGATCGTTCCGGGCGTGTCCTTCGCGTCACCGGGCGCCTTGATCGTCGGGGCCGGTGTTCTGGGTGTCGTGAATACCGTCGTCCGGCCCGTCCTGACCTTCCTGACCTTTCCGCTCACCGTGCTGACGCTGGGGCTGTTCTACCTGGTCGTCAACGGGGCGGCCTTCAGTCTCGCCGCGGCCCTCGTGCCGGGGTTTCGTGTGGCGTCGTTCGGATCGGCCGTCATCGGGGCCTTCGTGACCGGCGTGGCGGCCTGGGTGGCGGGGGCGTTCGTCGGGCCGACCGCGTCCTCCCGAAAGAGTTGA
- the gatA gene encoding Asp-tRNA(Asn)/Glu-tRNA(Gln) amidotransferase subunit GatA, translating into MSAAPGSVVATREAVRRGERTAASVVDDALSAITAVEPAVSAFLSVAADDARRQAAAVDAARAAGRPLGPLAGVPVAVKDNICTRGIPTTAGSRILRGFVPPYDATVVERLTAAGAIVIGKTNCDEFAMGSSTENSAFGPTANPWSTAHAPGGSSGGSAVAVATRAVPASLGSDTGGSIRQPAAFCGIVGLKPSYGRVSRYGLLAFASSLDQIGPFTTTVEDAGELLAVLAGADPRDATSADVPAVAPVPEASGVAGLRIGVPRAFIEGVEASVAAAFESALATWRDLGAIVVDVTLPHVSLAIPVYYLIATAEASSNLARYDGARYGYRAALDAADSVRTMYERTRDEGFGAEVKRRIMLGTYVLSAGYYDAYYLKAQRVRAKLRDAYREVLSTVDVIATPTTPTPAFRLGEKVADPLQMYLADIFTVSANLVGVPAVSVPCGVSPDGLPLGCQLTARMWDEATLIRFGTAFQGSTDWHRRVPTVAAPRA; encoded by the coding sequence ATGAGCGCGGCTCCGGGGTCGGTCGTCGCCACGCGCGAGGCGGTCCGGCGCGGCGAGCGGACGGCGGCGTCCGTCGTCGACGACGCGCTTTCGGCCATCACGGCGGTGGAGCCGGCCGTGTCGGCGTTCCTGAGTGTCGCGGCGGACGACGCGCGCCGACAGGCCGCCGCCGTCGACGCGGCCCGTGCCGCGGGCCGGCCGCTCGGGCCGCTGGCGGGCGTTCCCGTCGCGGTGAAGGACAACATCTGCACCAGGGGCATTCCTACCACGGCAGGCTCGCGCATCCTGCGGGGATTCGTTCCCCCTTACGACGCGACCGTCGTGGAGCGGCTGACGGCGGCCGGCGCCATCGTGATAGGCAAGACGAACTGCGACGAGTTCGCGATGGGATCCTCCACCGAGAACTCCGCGTTCGGCCCTACCGCCAATCCGTGGTCCACGGCGCACGCGCCGGGCGGGTCGAGCGGCGGATCGGCCGTGGCGGTCGCGACGCGCGCCGTGCCGGCGTCGCTCGGGTCGGATACCGGCGGATCGATCCGCCAGCCGGCGGCGTTCTGCGGCATCGTCGGCCTCAAGCCGTCGTACGGCCGGGTCTCGCGGTACGGGCTGCTGGCCTTTGCCTCGTCACTCGATCAGATCGGTCCGTTCACGACGACGGTCGAGGACGCCGGCGAGCTCCTCGCCGTGCTCGCCGGCGCCGACCCGCGGGATGCGACCAGCGCCGACGTGCCGGCTGTCGCGCCGGTGCCCGAAGCGTCAGGCGTCGCGGGCCTCAGGATCGGCGTGCCGCGGGCGTTCATCGAGGGTGTGGAGGCGAGCGTCGCTGCCGCATTCGAGTCCGCGCTCGCGACGTGGCGTGACCTGGGCGCCATCGTGGTCGACGTCACCCTGCCCCACGTGTCCCTGGCGATCCCCGTCTACTACCTGATCGCCACGGCGGAAGCGAGCTCGAATTTGGCGCGGTACGACGGCGCGCGCTACGGCTACCGGGCGGCGCTGGACGCCGCGGACTCGGTCCGCACGATGTACGAGCGCACGCGCGACGAAGGGTTCGGCGCTGAAGTGAAGCGGCGGATCATGCTCGGCACCTACGTTCTGAGCGCCGGCTACTACGACGCGTACTATCTCAAGGCGCAGCGGGTGCGGGCGAAGCTGCGCGATGCCTACCGGGAGGTGCTGTCCACCGTGGACGTCATCGCGACGCCGACCACGCCGACGCCGGCCTTCAGGCTCGGCGAGAAGGTGGCAGACCCGCTCCAGATGTATCTGGCGGACATCTTCACGGTGAGCGCGAATCTGGTGGGAGTGCCCGCGGTGAGCGTGCCGTGCGGAGTGTCGCCGGACGGGCTGCCGCTCGGCTGTCAGCTCACGGCCCGCATGTGGGACGAGGCTACGCTCATCCGGTTCGGCACGGCGTTCCAGGGCAGCACCGACTGGCACCGCCGGGTGCCCACGGTCGCGGCGCCGAGGGCCTGA